A genomic segment from Ruegeria sp. TM1040 encodes:
- a CDS encoding response regulator — protein MALTKIYAIDDDMLDRKMLQRVVERSGKVNSLELYSYAESAIEELERCDRLPELILLDINMPRMNGFEFLEIVDEKLSQAQPPVKVALLTTSSNPADARKAESFASVGWFLSKPLGRDMLDQLVSEFS, from the coding sequence ATGGCATTAACCAAGATCTATGCAATCGACGACGACATGTTGGACCGCAAGATGCTTCAGCGTGTGGTCGAGCGCTCTGGCAAGGTCAATTCGCTCGAACTCTACTCTTATGCCGAGTCGGCGATTGAGGAGCTTGAGCGGTGTGACAGGCTACCGGAGCTTATTCTTCTGGACATCAACATGCCCCGAATGAACGGCTTTGAGTTCCTGGAGATTGTCGATGAGAAGTTGAGCCAGGCGCAACCGCCAGTCAAAGTTGCTCTTTTGACGACGTCAAGCAATCCCGCGGATGCACGCAAGGCTGAGTCATTTGCGTCAGTCGGCTGGTTTCTGTCGAAGCCCTTGGGACGAGATATGCTGGACCAACTTGTTTCCGAGTTCTCGTGA
- a CDS encoding sensor histidine kinase encodes MSMLESEVTEAWAEQYETAFVTYCNTGSEEALIEAYAFAREGLAASMTLAVFACLHHAAFFKLLEQSGPGNNLYERALDFYLEGVSVFDMAIHGYQNNVARLKEEVTERRRIEEDLRAATFELSRQRSDLDIQVRQRTAELRERAEELEQSNRLLLQTNKETSEFSYALSHDLKSPINTIGMLLDAIREELPPDSESECADLVSDASLTAERMKRLIDDVLQYSQVVGNTLERELVDMSQLCQDALSDMRHAIDEAQADISCSHLPVVRGSAFQLAIMLRNFLSNALTYRDASRPLRVEISAGPTAETGRVLISIADNGIGMPPDCHARIFNLFTRLHTYSDFEGSGIGLALCKRVANNHNSDIEVESVEGQGTIFSFSIESEEVDTWH; translated from the coding sequence ATGTCGATGCTCGAGAGTGAGGTCACAGAGGCCTGGGCCGAACAATACGAAACCGCTTTTGTGACATATTGCAACACCGGCTCCGAGGAGGCTTTGATCGAAGCATATGCCTTTGCCCGGGAAGGTCTTGCTGCCAGCATGACCCTCGCAGTTTTTGCGTGTCTCCATCATGCAGCATTTTTCAAGCTTCTCGAGCAATCCGGTCCGGGGAACAATCTTTATGAACGCGCATTGGACTTTTATCTCGAAGGGGTCTCAGTGTTCGATATGGCCATCCATGGGTACCAAAACAATGTTGCGCGCCTCAAAGAAGAAGTCACAGAGCGACGGCGCATAGAGGAAGATCTGCGCGCCGCCACCTTTGAGCTGTCTCGACAACGCAGCGACCTCGACATTCAAGTTCGCCAACGCACCGCAGAGTTGCGAGAGAGGGCGGAGGAGCTGGAGCAGTCCAATCGCTTGCTCCTCCAGACCAACAAGGAGACATCAGAGTTTTCCTACGCGCTGTCTCATGACCTCAAATCTCCGATCAACACGATAGGCATGCTTCTTGATGCTATCCGAGAGGAACTGCCACCAGACAGCGAATCCGAATGCGCAGACCTCGTATCGGATGCATCGCTGACAGCAGAGCGCATGAAGCGTCTGATCGATGATGTATTGCAATACTCGCAAGTCGTTGGAAACACGCTTGAACGGGAATTGGTCGACATGAGCCAACTGTGCCAAGACGCCCTGTCTGACATGCGCCACGCGATCGACGAAGCACAAGCCGATATCTCATGCTCCCATCTCCCGGTCGTGCGCGGAAGCGCGTTTCAACTGGCTATCATGCTGCGAAATTTCCTATCAAACGCACTGACCTACCGCGATGCCTCTCGCCCCTTAAGGGTCGAGATCTCAGCGGGACCCACCGCAGAGACTGGCCGGGTTTTGATTTCGATTGCCGACAACGGCATCGGCATGCCACCAGACTGCCATGCCCGGATTTTTAACCTGTTCACAAGGCTTCACACTTACAGCGATTTTGAAGGATCCGGCATTGGGTTAGCATTATGTAAACGCGTGGCAAATAATCATAACAGTGACATCGAAGTCGAATCCGTCGAGGGGCAAGGGACTATATTCAGCTTCTCTATCGAAAGCGAGGAGGTTGATACATGGCATTAA
- a CDS encoding SpoIIE family protein phosphatase: MASHLTDGVIHATTRAASLHWCIAQATKTDGALNGDGYLLKRDEDTLLFALADGVGSGQLAHDASSACLRILAASDDMDLPSLFETCHTQLTSTRGAALGLVKFFLGQGFLEWAAVGDIEGCIYPTEPTSSRTISMMQRGGTLGHYFTGITPQQHAWPPTSMLALCTDGVSRKFRERHPNDQAPREFADSCFNDFGRDNDDRTLATFSWTQEGT, translated from the coding sequence ATGGCTTCGCATCTGACCGATGGCGTGATTCATGCCACGACCAGGGCCGCGTCTTTGCATTGGTGCATCGCGCAGGCCACCAAAACCGATGGCGCATTGAATGGGGACGGCTACCTGTTAAAACGCGACGAGGACACGCTGCTCTTTGCGTTGGCCGATGGCGTTGGGAGTGGTCAGTTGGCGCATGACGCCTCCAGCGCATGCCTCCGGATCCTTGCCGCGTCGGATGACATGGATTTGCCGTCATTGTTTGAAACCTGTCACACGCAGCTTACCAGTACGCGCGGCGCTGCTCTGGGCCTGGTCAAGTTTTTCTTGGGCCAGGGCTTTCTGGAATGGGCCGCTGTCGGCGACATTGAGGGCTGTATCTATCCCACCGAACCCACCAGCAGTCGTACGATCAGCATGATGCAGCGGGGTGGCACCCTCGGTCACTATTTCACCGGAATCACACCGCAACAACATGCATGGCCGCCCACGTCCATGCTCGCACTTTGTACCGATGGCGTTTCTCGCAAGTTTCGTGAAAGACACCCCAATGACCAAGCCCCGCGTGAGTTTGCCGATAGCTGCTTCAATGACTTCGGCCGTGACAATGATGATCGGACGTTGGCGACCTTCTCCTGGACACAGGAGGGGACATGA
- a CDS encoding anti-sigma regulatory factor, translating into MNAILTETDLVQLEIEDDRDVVTARSNGRKMAAEMGFSRPDQALIATAISELARNIVNYAGKGGIELGKLQKPGYVGIQVVAHDEGPGIADIESAMIDGFSTGNSLGLGLPGTKRIVDEFQLQSAPGDGVTVTAVKWLRI; encoded by the coding sequence ATGAACGCCATTCTCACCGAAACTGACCTGGTTCAGTTGGAGATCGAGGATGATCGCGACGTGGTCACCGCGCGCAGCAATGGGCGCAAGATGGCGGCTGAGATGGGGTTTTCGCGCCCCGATCAGGCGCTCATCGCCACCGCGATATCCGAGTTGGCGCGCAACATCGTAAACTATGCCGGAAAGGGAGGGATCGAGCTCGGAAAACTTCAAAAGCCAGGGTACGTGGGCATTCAGGTTGTGGCTCATGACGAGGGACCGGGTATTGCGGACATAGAGTCCGCCATGATTGATGGCTTTTCTACGGGTAATAGTCTCGGCTTGGGCTTGCCGGGGACAAAACGGATTGTCGACGAATTTCAGCTGCAATCCGCGCCCGGAGACGGTGTTACGGTGACGGCGGTAAAATGGCTTCGCATCTGA
- a CDS encoding STAS domain-containing protein: MALRVPILSQGELLIASIQEELSDSEILDLQARILDEVAAKKARNVIVDVSLLDVLDSFGTRTLSEIAAAVRLRGAQMVIVGIQPEVAMAMVLLGLSLEGVPTALDLDHGIELLKARP; the protein is encoded by the coding sequence ATGGCATTGCGTGTCCCGATCCTCAGTCAAGGAGAGTTGCTCATCGCCTCGATCCAGGAGGAGTTGTCAGATAGTGAGATCCTTGATCTGCAGGCCCGTATTCTGGATGAGGTCGCCGCCAAGAAGGCGCGAAACGTTATCGTCGATGTCAGCTTGCTTGACGTCCTCGATAGCTTTGGAACAAGAACACTGTCCGAAATCGCGGCAGCGGTCCGCTTGAGAGGAGCCCAAATGGTCATTGTTGGCATTCAGCCCGAAGTGGCCATGGCCATGGTTCTCCTGGGCCTGTCGCTAGAAGGCGTGCCAACAGCACTTGATCTCGACCATGGCATCGAACTTCTGAAAGCCAGACCATGA
- a CDS encoding protoglobin domain-containing protein: MSQIISSTISEDTTGMNDAFGWFDVSAEDRTRVSALEPLVRDNIDEIINDFYERAGGFDHSALKIQDKNSLELIKEEQKRHFLELMDAGLGEDYFQTRKNAGIFNERFGVSPSFYMGAYSYFYDRICDIVKREAKNKDEAIEIFLSLHRIAACHKSLTIEAFAKAREQTIEDREREISELPVPVLKMREGLLLVPVVGTLDSHRARLLTSRMLDEISKVGARAVVLDITGVPAVDSAVANHLIQSMGAARLMGAHSVLTGISSDVAQSLVKLGVTGETLNPAGDLQRGIETAEALLDG, translated from the coding sequence ATGTCACAGATTATTTCGTCCACGATTTCCGAAGACACCACTGGAATGAATGATGCATTTGGCTGGTTTGATGTATCGGCTGAAGATCGCACCCGCGTATCTGCGCTCGAACCTCTCGTGCGCGATAATATTGATGAGATTATCAACGACTTTTATGAACGCGCTGGCGGCTTTGATCATTCGGCGTTGAAAATACAGGACAAAAACAGCCTTGAGCTCATAAAAGAAGAGCAAAAAAGGCACTTCCTTGAGCTTATGGACGCCGGATTGGGCGAAGATTATTTCCAAACGCGAAAGAATGCTGGCATTTTCAACGAGCGATTTGGCGTTTCCCCAAGTTTTTACATGGGCGCTTATTCCTATTTTTACGATAGGATTTGTGACATCGTAAAAAGGGAAGCAAAAAACAAAGATGAAGCGATTGAGATCTTTTTGTCGCTTCACAGGATTGCAGCGTGCCACAAGTCTTTGACAATTGAGGCCTTTGCCAAGGCTCGGGAACAGACCATTGAGGATCGGGAACGGGAAATCAGCGAACTGCCGGTACCGGTGCTCAAGATGCGCGAGGGCCTTCTTCTGGTGCCGGTCGTCGGTACCCTCGACAGCCACCGTGCCAGACTACTGACGTCTCGCATGCTGGACGAAATCAGCAAGGTCGGCGCTCGCGCGGTGGTGCTCGACATAACGGGCGTCCCCGCCGTCGACAGCGCTGTTGCAAACCACCTGATTCAATCCATGGGCGCTGCCCGCCTGATGGGCGCACATTCCGTCCTGACGGGCATAAGTTCGGATGTCGCTCAATCCCTCGTGAAGCTCGGCGTCACCGGTGAAACCCTGAACCCAGCCGGCGACCTTCAGCGTGGGATCGAAACGGCAGAAGCGCTTTTGGACGGCTAA
- a CDS encoding DUF6880 family protein: MAGKTLNKNNLVALGAEMLADLLLESVKGDAARQRRVRMALAANQGPETVAADVRKRFASIRRARSFISRKTQKTLAKELANHTQLIEARIAPHAPDLAFDLLWAQLHLANDILDRTDDSQGVIANVMQEAMAAVTRLSSSLTRDPVALADDIFEAVSTDSYGVFDTTVEALAEALGGSGLARLETLAERAREAPLSDADLLLFGYITDPQQREDRARNARDRASEMLLLDIADLRGDVDAWLSHYAPEELTQDAIAPEASARLLDAGRAEEALALIEQALPNGDLWHDKADLDDAHFACLEALGRQEDLRSALWARFERRLCPRALRQYLKRLPDFDDIEAAEQARQHVLTFAPIEVALGYCLDAPDLSLASELILARHPEIDGETFTCLAPLAEALRAEFPLPAVLLWRAMIDDTLSEARAARYRHAARQLTACETEDAQISDYRGHPPHGAYLRDLQKAHARKSGFWGRLS, from the coding sequence ATGGCTGGCAAAACATTGAATAAAAACAACCTTGTAGCACTGGGAGCCGAGATGCTCGCGGATCTTCTGCTAGAGAGCGTCAAAGGAGACGCAGCGCGGCAGAGGCGCGTGCGGATGGCCCTCGCCGCCAATCAAGGTCCCGAAACGGTTGCCGCCGATGTGCGCAAACGCTTTGCCTCGATCCGGCGGGCGCGCAGTTTTATCTCGCGCAAGACACAAAAGACCCTCGCCAAGGAACTTGCGAACCACACCCAACTGATCGAAGCCAGGATTGCACCGCACGCGCCGGACCTCGCGTTTGATCTTCTGTGGGCGCAGCTACACTTGGCGAATGATATCCTTGATCGCACCGACGATAGTCAGGGCGTGATTGCCAACGTCATGCAGGAGGCAATGGCGGCAGTCACGCGTCTCTCGTCGTCGCTTACCCGTGACCCTGTTGCCTTGGCTGATGATATTTTCGAGGCTGTCTCAACAGATTCATACGGCGTGTTTGATACAACCGTAGAGGCGCTTGCAGAAGCTTTGGGAGGAAGTGGACTGGCGCGGTTGGAGACCCTCGCCGAGCGCGCACGAGAAGCCCCTCTGTCGGACGCGGATCTCTTGTTGTTTGGTTATATCACCGATCCGCAACAGCGCGAAGACCGCGCGCGCAACGCGCGCGACCGTGCCAGCGAGATGCTTTTGCTGGATATTGCTGACCTGAGAGGCGATGTGGACGCCTGGCTCTCGCATTATGCACCCGAGGAGCTCACGCAAGATGCGATTGCACCCGAAGCAAGCGCGCGATTGCTCGATGCGGGGCGTGCGGAGGAAGCACTGGCTCTCATCGAACAGGCTTTGCCAAATGGTGATCTCTGGCACGACAAAGCGGATCTGGACGACGCGCATTTTGCCTGCCTTGAGGCGCTGGGGCGGCAGGAGGATCTGAGGTCTGCCCTTTGGGCCCGGTTCGAGAGACGGCTCTGCCCCCGCGCGTTGCGGCAATACCTGAAGCGCCTGCCCGATTTTGACGACATCGAAGCCGCAGAGCAGGCACGTCAACATGTACTCACCTTTGCTCCCATCGAAGTCGCCCTGGGCTATTGCCTTGATGCCCCCGATCTCAGCTTGGCCTCAGAACTGATCCTGGCACGCCATCCTGAGATCGATGGCGAGACCTTTACGTGCCTTGCGCCGCTTGCCGAAGCGCTTCGTGCGGAGTTCCCCCTGCCGGCGGTGCTTCTGTGGCGCGCGATGATTGATGACACGCTCTCCGAGGCGCGCGCTGCGCGCTATCGCCATGCGGCGCGTCAACTGACCGCCTGTGAAACGGAGGACGCCCAGATTTCAGATTACAGGGGCCACCCGCCCCATGGCGCGTATCTGCGCGACTTGCAAAAAGCACATGCGCGCAAATCGGGCTTTTGGGGGCGGCTGAGTTAG
- a CDS encoding ETC complex I subunit translates to MRARIYRPARNAMTSGMAKTRKWVLEYAPADAREVDPLMGWTSSSDTQSQVRLKFDTKEEALEYADDHGIEVEVHEPKTRKPNLRAGGYGENFATNRRGPWTH, encoded by the coding sequence ATGCGTGCGCGGATTTACCGGCCAGCTCGAAACGCCATGACCTCTGGTATGGCCAAGACGCGGAAATGGGTGCTGGAATACGCCCCTGCGGATGCGCGCGAGGTGGATCCGCTGATGGGCTGGACGTCGTCCTCCGACACCCAGAGCCAGGTGCGTCTCAAATTCGATACCAAGGAAGAGGCACTGGAATACGCCGATGACCACGGCATCGAAGTTGAAGTACACGAGCCCAAGACCCGCAAGCCTAATCTGCGGGCAGGTGGTTACGGAGAAAACTTCGCCACCAATAGACGCGGCCCTTGGACGCACTAA
- the uvrB gene encoding excinuclease ABC subunit UvrB — protein sequence MPYAHSDKTLPMMADRAPERREKLEGGKKFVMQTAFSPAGDQPTAIAELSQGVLDGERDQVLLGATGTGKTFTMAKVIEETQRPAIILAPNKTLAAQLYGEFKGFFPDNAVEYFVSFYDYYQPEAYVPRSDTYIEKESQINEQIDRMRHSATRALLERDDVIIIASVSCIYGIGSVETYSAMTQDLIVGQDYDQRQIMADLVAQQYKRNDQAFQRGAFRVRGDTLEIFPAHLEDRAWKLSFFGEELESITEFDPLTGERTGSFEKIRVYANSHYVTPKPTLNQAVISIKNELRQRLDNLVSEGKLLEAQRLEQRTNFDIEMLEATGHCNGIENYSRYLTGRAPGEPPPTLFEFIPDNAIVFADESHVSVPQIGGMYKGDHRRKMTLAEHGFRLPSCMDNRPLKFEEWDAMRPQSVFVSATPAAWEMEQSGGVFAEQVIRPTGLLDPEVEIRPVGMQVDDLLDEIRDVTARGYRTLATVLTKRMAEDLTEYLHEQGIKVRYMHSDIDTIERIEILRDLRLGAFDVLVGINLLREGLDIPECGLVAILDADKEGFLRSETSLIQTIGRAARNSEGKVIMYADRITGSMERAIAETNRRREKQIAYNEEHGITPETVKKNVDDVLAGLYEGDTDMSRVTATIDKPLHGANFEAHLDGLREQMRKAAENLEFEEAARLRDEVKRLEAVDLAIADDPLARQSAVEAAAEEATRTRGRSTAGKAGQRGGNVKRRGR from the coding sequence ATGCCTTACGCTCATTCCGACAAGACCCTGCCGATGATGGCCGATCGCGCCCCGGAGCGGCGCGAGAAGCTCGAAGGTGGGAAGAAATTCGTCATGCAGACGGCCTTTTCTCCGGCAGGCGACCAGCCCACCGCAATTGCCGAATTGAGCCAGGGTGTGCTCGATGGAGAGCGCGATCAGGTATTGCTTGGGGCGACTGGCACCGGCAAGACCTTCACCATGGCCAAGGTGATTGAGGAAACCCAGCGCCCCGCCATCATCCTTGCGCCCAACAAAACGCTGGCAGCGCAGCTTTACGGTGAGTTCAAAGGGTTCTTTCCTGACAACGCGGTCGAGTATTTCGTCTCATTCTACGATTACTATCAGCCCGAGGCCTATGTGCCACGTTCGGACACCTACATCGAGAAAGAAAGCCAGATCAACGAGCAGATAGACCGGATGCGGCATTCGGCTACGCGGGCCCTGCTGGAGCGCGACGATGTGATCATCATCGCCTCGGTGTCCTGTATCTACGGTATCGGTTCGGTGGAGACCTATTCCGCGATGACGCAGGATCTGATTGTCGGGCAGGACTATGACCAGCGCCAGATCATGGCGGATCTGGTGGCGCAGCAGTACAAACGCAACGATCAGGCGTTTCAACGTGGCGCGTTCCGGGTGCGCGGCGACACGCTGGAGATTTTCCCCGCTCACCTTGAGGACCGGGCTTGGAAGCTGTCGTTTTTTGGCGAGGAACTGGAGTCGATCACCGAGTTTGACCCGCTCACCGGCGAGCGTACCGGGAGCTTTGAGAAAATCCGCGTCTACGCGAATTCGCACTATGTGACACCAAAGCCGACGCTCAATCAGGCGGTGATTTCGATCAAGAACGAGCTGCGCCAGCGGCTCGACAATCTGGTGAGCGAAGGCAAGCTTCTGGAAGCGCAGCGGCTGGAGCAGAGGACCAATTTCGACATCGAGATGCTGGAGGCCACCGGGCATTGCAATGGGATCGAGAACTACTCGCGCTATCTGACGGGACGCGCGCCGGGAGAGCCACCGCCAACCCTGTTTGAATTCATCCCCGACAACGCCATCGTGTTTGCGGACGAGAGCCACGTCTCCGTGCCGCAGATTGGCGGCATGTACAAAGGCGACCACCGCCGCAAGATGACGCTCGCAGAGCATGGTTTCCGTTTGCCGTCCTGCATGGACAACCGGCCTTTGAAGTTCGAAGAATGGGACGCGATGCGCCCGCAGTCGGTCTTTGTATCGGCCACGCCTGCCGCATGGGAAATGGAGCAATCCGGCGGCGTGTTTGCGGAGCAAGTCATCCGACCAACCGGCCTACTCGATCCAGAGGTCGAGATCCGTCCGGTGGGGATGCAGGTGGATGACCTCCTCGATGAAATCCGCGATGTCACCGCGCGGGGATACCGGACGCTGGCCACAGTTTTGACCAAACGCATGGCAGAAGATCTCACAGAGTATCTGCACGAACAGGGTATCAAGGTGCGCTATATGCACTCGGATATCGACACCATCGAGCGCATCGAGATCCTGCGCGATCTCCGGCTTGGGGCCTTTGACGTTCTTGTGGGGATCAACCTGCTGCGCGAGGGGCTCGATATTCCCGAGTGTGGATTGGTGGCCATTCTGGATGCGGACAAGGAGGGCTTCCTGCGCTCTGAAACCTCGCTCATCCAGACCATCGGTCGGGCGGCGCGAAACTCCGAGGGCAAGGTCATCATGTACGCGGATCGTATCACCGGCTCGATGGAGCGCGCGATCGCTGAAACCAACCGCCGTCGTGAAAAGCAGATCGCCTACAACGAAGAACACGGTATCACGCCGGAGACGGTGAAGAAGAATGTCGATGACGTTCTGGCCGGGCTCTATGAGGGCGACACGGACATGTCCCGGGTCACCGCCACCATCGACAAACCCTTGCATGGTGCCAATTTCGAGGCTCATCTTGATGGTCTGCGCGAGCAGATGCGCAAGGCGGCAGAGAACCTCGAATTCGAGGAAGCCGCACGCCTGCGCGATGAGGTCAAGCGTTTGGAGGCGGTGGATCTGGCGATTGCGGACGACCCGCTGGCGCGCCAGTCTGCTGTCGAAGCCGCCGCCGAAGAAGCGACCCGCACGCGCGGTCGCTCCACCGCGGGCAAGGCCGGACAGCGTGGCGGCAACGTAAAGCGCCGGGGGCGGTAA
- the dgt gene encoding dGTP triphosphohydrolase, whose translation MEWTQLLNPRRLCRPDYADKPNRPAYLQDYDRILFSEPFRRLAQKTQVHPLYDHDHVHHRMIHSMETSSVGRSLGIQVGEALVADGRLEDGLQHVMAGTVQAACLVHDIGNPPFGHSGEASIGAWFAQQFAANNGTGIGIAAGIAPEHRAEFEAFEGNAQGFRIVSRLEMARREGGMRLSYATLGAFAKYPCTASAAADAQDTYVGLKKFGCFAGEEALFAEVASALGLPQERTPSGERWWRRHPLAFLVEAADDICYRILDLEDAATVGDLGGEVVSEILEEITGKPNRSPEPEMTLRERTGMQRAMAIGAAIDSAVEAFLEHYDAIMDGTFNDGLMEVSSKAATFARLKEISNARIFTAQRKTALEVVGRKVIFTILDEFHALFVALKACDWDAQRLLKEHGYWTQLVRAVDLDLRGVTDDYTAAHALTDFVSGMTDRYAIRVRDMITGQVPS comes from the coding sequence ATGGAATGGACACAACTGCTGAACCCAAGACGGCTGTGTCGCCCGGACTATGCCGACAAACCCAACCGTCCCGCCTATTTGCAGGACTACGACCGCATCTTGTTCTCAGAGCCGTTCCGCCGTCTGGCGCAGAAAACGCAGGTCCATCCGCTCTATGACCATGATCACGTCCACCACCGGATGATCCACTCAATGGAGACCTCCTCGGTCGGGCGCTCCCTTGGAATTCAGGTCGGCGAGGCGCTCGTGGCCGATGGCCGGCTCGAGGACGGGCTGCAGCATGTGATGGCGGGCACGGTGCAGGCGGCCTGTCTGGTACATGACATTGGCAATCCGCCCTTTGGGCATTCCGGCGAAGCCAGCATCGGTGCGTGGTTTGCGCAGCAATTTGCCGCCAACAATGGCACAGGGATCGGCATCGCCGCGGGCATCGCGCCCGAGCATCGCGCTGAATTTGAGGCCTTTGAAGGCAACGCTCAGGGCTTTCGGATCGTGTCCCGGCTGGAAATGGCGCGGCGCGAGGGGGGCATGCGGCTCTCATATGCAACGCTCGGTGCATTTGCGAAATACCCCTGCACCGCCAGTGCCGCCGCCGATGCGCAGGACACCTATGTGGGCCTCAAGAAGTTCGGCTGCTTTGCCGGCGAAGAAGCGCTTTTCGCCGAAGTCGCAAGCGCCCTTGGCCTGCCCCAGGAACGCACCCCTTCTGGCGAGCGGTGGTGGCGCCGCCACCCGCTGGCGTTCTTGGTCGAGGCGGCAGATGACATATGCTATCGCATTCTCGACCTCGAAGACGCGGCGACCGTGGGCGATCTAGGCGGCGAGGTGGTTTCTGAAATCCTCGAAGAGATCACCGGCAAGCCCAACCGCTCGCCCGAGCCAGAAATGACCCTGCGCGAGCGCACCGGCATGCAGCGCGCGATGGCGATTGGCGCTGCCATCGACAGCGCGGTTGAGGCGTTTCTTGAACACTACGATGCCATCATGGACGGCACCTTCAATGATGGGCTGATGGAAGTGTCGAGCAAGGCTGCCACCTTTGCCCGGCTGAAAGAGATCTCAAACGCGCGCATTTTCACCGCCCAGCGTAAAACTGCGCTCGAAGTGGTGGGACGCAAAGTGATCTTCACGATCCTCGACGAATTCCACGCGTTGTTTGTGGCCCTAAAGGCCTGCGACTGGGATGCGCAGCGCTTGCTCAAGGAACATGGCTACTGGACCCAGCTCGTGCGCGCTGTCGATCTCGACCTGCGCGGCGTAACGGACGACTACACGGCCGCCCATGCGCTGACCGATTTTGTTTCCGGCATGACCGACCGCTACGCGATCCGCGTGCGCGACATGATCACCGGTCAGGTGCCAAGCTGA
- a CDS encoding NAD(P)/FAD-dependent oxidoreductase, whose protein sequence is MATAEITVRGAGIFGLSIAWACHRRGARVQVIDPAGPGAGSSGGLVGALAPHVPENWNPKKAFQLESLLMAEGFWAEVEATGGISAGYGRLGRLQPISDDRALELAHARRETAAELWQDNAIWEVRPTTDFAAWCPPSPTGMVIHDTLSARMHPRRACAALVAALRAGGIEVEGDGRDEGQVVHATGYQGLLDLNALSPRLVGTGVKGQAALLAYDAGDVPQLYADGLHIIPHADGTLAIGSTSEREFLHPDEPDAQLDQVISRAIAAMPQLAGAKVLERWAGVRPRARTRAPMLGEYPGRVGHFIANGGFKIGFGMAPKVAEVMAELLLDGNDTIPEGFRVSDNF, encoded by the coding sequence ATGGCAACTGCTGAAATCACCGTGCGCGGCGCTGGGATCTTTGGGCTCTCGATTGCTTGGGCCTGCCACCGGCGTGGCGCACGGGTGCAGGTGATCGACCCTGCGGGCCCCGGTGCAGGCTCAAGCGGCGGACTCGTTGGAGCGCTCGCGCCGCATGTGCCGGAAAACTGGAACCCGAAGAAAGCCTTTCAGCTTGAAAGTCTGTTGATGGCCGAAGGGTTCTGGGCCGAAGTTGAAGCGACGGGCGGCATCTCTGCCGGGTATGGGCGACTGGGCCGATTGCAACCGATCAGCGATGACCGCGCGCTGGAACTGGCTCATGCACGCCGTGAAACCGCTGCCGAGCTCTGGCAGGACAACGCCATCTGGGAGGTGCGCCCCACGACGGATTTTGCTGCATGGTGCCCGCCAAGCCCGACCGGCATGGTGATCCACGACACGCTCTCTGCGCGCATGCATCCCCGCCGTGCCTGCGCCGCATTGGTCGCCGCTCTGCGTGCAGGCGGCATAGAGGTCGAAGGCGATGGGCGCGACGAGGGACAGGTTGTCCATGCCACCGGCTATCAGGGGCTACTGGATCTGAATGCCCTGTCGCCGCGCCTTGTGGGCACAGGCGTCAAGGGCCAGGCCGCGCTTTTGGCCTATGACGCGGGCGACGTGCCCCAGCTTTATGCCGACGGGTTGCATATCATCCCACATGCGGATGGAACCCTTGCCATTGGATCGACCAGCGAGCGCGAGTTTCTTCACCCCGACGAGCCAGACGCTCAGCTAGATCAGGTGATCTCTCGGGCGATTGCTGCCATGCCGCAACTGGCGGGAGCCAAAGTGCTGGAACGCTGGGCCGGGGTACGTCCACGCGCCCGCACGCGCGCCCCAATGCTGGGCGAATATCCGGGCCGCGTCGGTCATTTCATTGCCAATGGCGGCTTCAAGATCGGTTTTGGAATGGCGCCAAAGGTCGCCGAGGTCATGGCGGAGCTGCTCCTTGATGGAAATGACACCATCCCCGAGGGCTTTCGCGTTTCGGACAATTTCTGA